In a genomic window of Scheffersomyces stipitis CBS 6054 chromosome 4, complete sequence:
- a CDS encoding predicted protein — protein sequence MFASSLASRAVAAKRFKGSSSLFQGARSYFLSFGKERNQEMLVDDINPFIRFPVVTPEQMRKISNDKFKFDFAYTSFAFHSSSSVPQIHSLSDLTDPTSLNSLLPKRRPQGSPADTLSIKAGDDTMLVSPTVLAVADGVSGWEDKSDADAGIWSRSMLETFSRLMTEYKISHSPHHLNKRDISEILDDSFLHTSHLMDLQRLEGSSTLILGMLSGDLLQMVSIGDSKLYIIRDGEIIKTNEEQMVTDLCPQQIGTHTLTQLPSEVAWVESIELKENDLIVVCSDGISDNLYEWEIVDYLDQFLNGKKDSLKRAVNKLLLKAKEVSFDDYACTPYNQKVNSMSGKHGKQNSVGGKLDDMSLCIARVVLNKRGKLN from the coding sequence ATGTTTGCCTCCTCCCTCGCATCTCGTGCCGTTGCTGCAAAAAGATTCAAGGGCTCATCCTCCCTTTTCCAAGGAGCCAGATCGTACTTCCTTTCCTTCGGCAAGGAGCGAAACCAGGAAATGCTCGTCGACGACATTAACCCCTTCATCCGGTTCCCTGTCGTCACACCAGAACAGATGAGGAAGATCTCcaacgacaagttcaagttcgaCTTTGCGTATACGTCGTTTGCATTTCACAGCTCGAGCTCAGTGCCTCAGATCCACTCGTTGTCGGACTTGACCGATCCCACGCTGTTGAACTCGTTGCTTCCCAAAAGAAGACCCCAGGGTTCGCCTGCGGATACGCTTTCCATCAAAGCTGGTGACGATACCATGTTGGTGTCGCCGACTGTACTTGCTGTGGCCGATGGAGTCTCTGGATGGGAGGACAAGTCCGATGCGGACGCCGGCATCTGGTCCCGTTCGATGTTGGAGACGTTCTCGAGACTTATGACCGAATACAAGATAAGCCATTCTCCTCATcacttgaacaagagagACATCTCCGAGATTCTCGACGACTCCTTCTTGCACACGTCACATTTGATGGATTTGCAAAGGTTAGAAGGCTCTTCAACCTTGATACTAGGCATGCTAAGTGGAGACTTGCTTCAGATGGTCAGCATTGGAGACTCCAAACTCTACATCATCAGAGACGGCGAGATCATCAAAACAAACGAAGAGCAAATGGTAACAGATTTGTGTCCCCAGCAGATCGGAACTCACACCTTGACTCAGTTGCCATCGGAAGTTGCCTGGGTCGAATCGattgaattgaaagaaaacgaTCTTATCGTCGTGTGTTCAGACGGTATTTCCGACAATCTTTATGAATGGGAGATTGTGGATTATCTCGACCAGTTCTTGAACGGCAAAAAAGACAGCTTGAAGCGTGCAGTGAACAAACTTCTCTTGAAAGCCAAGGAAGTGAGTTTTGATGACTACGCTTGCACTCCTTACAACCAGAAGGTGAATTCTATGTCTGGTAAACACGGCAAGCAGAACAGCGTAGGCGGAAAACTCGACGATATGTCGCTCTGTATTGCCAGAGTGGTGCTCAATAAAAGGGGAAAGTTAAATTAA